From a single Solanum dulcamara chromosome 4, daSolDulc1.2, whole genome shotgun sequence genomic region:
- the LOC129886477 gene encoding hydroquinone glucosyltransferase-like — protein MATQSQNPHIVILPSPGMGHLIPLVEFSKRLILHHQFSVTLVLPTDGPISNAQKIFLNSLPSSMDYHLLPPVNFDDLPQDVKIETRISLTVTRSLPSLRQVLKSIIDTKKTVAIVVDLFGTDAFDVAIDFKISPYIFYPSTAMALSLFLYLPKLDETVSCEYRDLPDPVQIPGCIPIHGKDLLDPVQDRKNEAYRWLLHHSKRYGMAEGIVANSFKELEGGAIRALQEEEPGKPTVYPVGPLIQMDSGSKVDGSECLTWLDEQPRGSVLYISYGSGGTLSHEQLIELASGLEMSEQRFLWVIRCPNDKISNATYFNVQDSTNPLDFLPKGFLEKTKGLGLVVPNWAPQAQILSHYSTGGFLTHCGWNSTLESVVHGVPLIAWPLYAEQKMNAVMLSEDIKVALRPKVNEENGIVGRLEIAKVVKGLMEGEEGKGVRSRMRDLKDAAAKVLSEDGSSTKALAELATKLKKKVSNN, from the coding sequence ATGGCGACGCAATCACAAAATCCTCATATTGTAATTTTACCTTCTCCTGGTATGGGTCATTTAATTCCTCTTGTCGAATTCTCTAAGAGACTCATTCTCCATCACCAATTTTCTGTTACGCTTGTTCTCCCTACTGATGGCCCTATCTCTAATGCTCAGAAAATTTTCCTTAATTCACTTCCTTCTTCCATGGATTATCACCTTCTTCCTCCCGTTAATTTCGACGATTTACCTCAAGATGTTAAAATCGAAACTCGTATTTCCCTTACGGTTACTCGTTCACTTCCTTCACTGCGTCAAGTTTTGAAATCCATAATCGATACGAAGAAAActgttgctattgttgttgaTCTCTTTGGTACTGATGCATTTGATGTTGCTATTGATTTCAAAATTTCCCCTTATATTTTCTACCCTTCTACTGCCATGGCTTTGTCTCTGTTTCTTTACTTGCCGAAGCTTGATGAAACGGTGTCGTGTGAGTATAGGGACTTGCCTGACCCGGTTCAGATTCCGGGTTGTATTCCTATCCACGGAAAGGATCTTCTCGACCCAGTTCAGGACCGGAAAAATGAAGCTTACAGATGGCTTCTTCATCATTCGAAGAGGTATGGAATGGCAGAGGGGATAGTAGCGAACAGCTTTAAGGAATTGGAAGGAGGAGCCATTAGAGCTCTTCAGGAAGAAGAACCCGGTAAGCCAACCGTTTACCCGGTAGGACCTCTTATTCAGATGGATTCGGGTAGTAAGGTTGACGGGTCGGAGTGTCTGACGTGGCTGGATGAACAGCCACGTGGCTCCGTGTTATACATATCCTACGGGAGTGGTGGGACCCTCTCTCATGAGCAGCTCATTGAACTTGCATCAGGCTTGGAAATGAGTGAACAAAGGTTCTTGTGGGTAATTAGATGCCCCAATGACAAAATATCCAATGCTACTTATTTCAATGTCCAAGATTCAACAAACCCTCTTGATTTCCTACCAAAAGGTTTCTTGGAAAAGACCAAAGGTTTAGGTTTAGTGGTGCCGAATTGGGCCCCACAAGCCCAAATTCTCAGCCACTACTCAACGGGTGGGTTCTTGACTCACTGTGGATGGAATTCGACTCTGGAGAGTGTGGTCCATGGGGTACCACTCATAGCTTGGCCACTCTATGCAGAACAAAAAATGAATGCGGTTATGCTAAGTGAGGATATAAAAGTAGCACTTAGGCCAAAAGTCAATGAAGAAAATGGGATTGTGGGAAGATTGGAAATTGCTAAAGTTGTGAAAGGACTAATGGAAGGTGAAGAAGGAAAAGGAGTGCGCAGTAGAATGAGAGACCTTAAAGATGCAGCAGCCAAAGTGCTGAGTGAAGATGGTTCTTCAACAAAAGCATTAGCTGAATTGGCtactaaattgaagaaaaaggtGTCAAATAATTGA